In Vigna unguiculata cultivar IT97K-499-35 chromosome 3, ASM411807v1, whole genome shotgun sequence, a single genomic region encodes these proteins:
- the LOC114179068 gene encoding pathogenesis-related protein 2-like gives MAVFTFEDQTTSPVAPATLYKALVKDADNIVPKAVDSFKSVEIVEGNGGVGTIKKISFLEDGETKFVLHKIEGIDEAKLGYSYSIVGGAALPDTAEKITIDSILSDGSNGGSVVKLRINYHSKGEAPPNEDELKAGKAKSDALFKVIEAYLLANA, from the exons ATGGCTGTTTTCACATTCGAGGACCAAACCACTTCTCCGGTGGCTCCTGCTACCCTTTACAAGGCTCTCGTCAAAGATGCCGACAACATCGTCCCAAAGGCTGTTGATTCCTTCAAGAGTGTTGAAATCGTTGAGGGCAACGGTGGCGTCGGAACCATCAAGAAGATCTCTTTCCTTGAGG ATGGAGAGACAAAGTTCGTGTTGCACAAAATAGAAGGAATAGATGAGGCTAAGTTGGGATACAGCTACAGCATAGTTGGTGGTGCTGCCTTGCCAGACACTGCAGAGAAGATCACCATCGACTCCATCCTCAGTGATGGATCCAACGGAGGCTCAGTGGTAAAGCTGCGCATAAATTATCACAGCAAAGGAGAAGCTCCACCCAATGAAGATGAACTCAAAGCTGGTAAAGCCAAGAGTGATGCTCTTTTCAAGGTCATTGAGGCTTACCTTTTGGCCAATGCTTGA
- the LOC114179279 gene encoding pathogenesis-related protein 2-like, whose translation MAVFTFEDQTTSPVAPATLYKALVKDADDIVPKAVDSFKSVEIVEGNGGVGTIKKISFLEDGETKFVLHKIEGIDEAKLGYSYSIVGGVALPDTAEKITIDSILSDGPNGGSVVKLRINYHSKGEAPPNEDELKAGKAKSDALFKVIEAYLLANP comes from the exons ATGGCTGTTTTCACATTCGAGGACCAAACCACTTCTCCGGTGGCTCCTGCTACTCTTTACAAGGCTCTCGTCAAAGATGCCGACGACATCGTCCCAAAGGCTGTTGATTCCTTCAAGAGTGTTGAAATCGTTGAGGGCAACGGTGGCGTCGGAACCATCAAGAAGATCTCTTTCCTTGAGG ATGGAGAGACAAAGTTCGTGTTGCACAAAATAGAAGGAATAGATGAGGCTAAGTTGGGATACAGCTACAGCATAGTTGGTGGTGTTGCCTTGCCAGACACTGCAGAGAAGATCACCATCGACTCCATCCTCAGTGATGGACCCAACGGAGGCTCAGTCGTAAAGCTGCGCATAAATTATCACAGCAAAGGAGAAGCTCCACCCAATGAAGATGAACTCAAAGCTGGTAAAGCCAAGAGTGATGCTCTTTTCAAAGTCATCGAGGCTTACCTTTTGGCCAATCCTTGA
- the LOC114179287 gene encoding pathogenesis-related protein 2-like codes for MAVFTFEDQTTSPVAPATLYKALVKDADNIVPKAVDSFKSVEIVEGNGGVGTIKKISFLEDGETKFVLHKIEGIDEAKLGYSYSIVGGAALPDTAEKITIDSILSDGPNGGSVVKLRINYHSKGDAPPNEDELKAGKAKSDALFKVIEAYLLANA; via the exons ATGGCTGTTTTCACATTCGAGGACCAAACCACTTCTCCGGTGGCTCCTGCTACCCTTTACAAGGCTCTTGTCAAAGATGCCGACAACATCGTCCCAAAGGCTGTTGATTCCTTCAAGAGTGTTGAAATCGTTGAGGGCAACGGTGGCGTCGGAACCATCAAGAAGATCTCTTTCCTTGAGG ATGGAGAGACAAAGTTCGTGTTGCACAAAATAGAAGGAATAGATGAGGCTAAGTTGGGATACAGCTACAGCATAGTTGGTGGTGCTGCCTTGCCCGACACTGCAGAGAAGATCACCATCGACTCCATCCTCAGTGATGGACCCAACGGAGGCTCAGTAGTAAAGCTGCGCATAAATTATCACAGCAAAGGAGATGCTCCACCCAATGAAGATGAACTCAAAGCTGGCAAAGCCAAGAGTGATGCTCTTTTCAAAGTCATCGAGGCTTACCTTTTGGCCAATGCTTGA
- the LOC114177122 gene encoding pathogenesis-related protein 2-like, translating into MAVFTFEDQTTSPVAPATLYKALVKDADDIVPKAVDSFKSVEIVEGNGGVGTIKKISFLEDGETKFVLHKIEGIDEAKLGYSYSIVGGAALPDTAEKITIDSILSDGSNGGSVVKLRINYHSKGEAPPNEDELKAGKAKSDALFKVIEAYLLANA; encoded by the exons ATGGCCGTTTTCACATTCGAGGACCAAACCACTTCTCCCGTGGCTCCTGCTACCCTTTACAAGGCTCTTGTCAAAGATGCCGACGACATCGTCCCAAAGGCTGTTGATTCCTTCAAGAGTGTTGAAATCGTTGAGGGCAACGGTGGCGTCGGAACCATCAAGAAGATCTCTTTCCTTGAGG ATGGAGAGACAAAGTTCGTGTTGCACAAAATAGAAGGAATAGATGAGGCTAAGTTGGGATACAGCTACAGCATAGTTGGTGGTGCTGCCTTGCCAGACACTGCAGAGAAGATCACCATCGACTCCATCCTCAGTGATGGATCCAACGGAGGCTCAGTGGTAAAGCTGCGCATAAATTATCACAGCAAAGGAGAAGCTCCACCCAATGAAGATGAACTCAAAGCTGGTAAAGCCAAGAGTGATGCTCTTTTCAAGGTCATTGAGGCTTACCTTTTGGCCAATGCTTGA
- the LOC114178600 gene encoding calmodulin-binding transcription activator 2-like, giving the protein MAERGSYGLGPRLDLQQLQLEAQNRWLRPAEICEILCNYRMFQITSEPPTRPPSGSLFLFDRKVLRYFRKDGHNWRKKKDGKTVKEAHEKLKVGSVDVLHCYYAHGEENENFQRRSYWMLEPDMMHIVFVHYLDVKVNKTNVGGKTYSGEATSDSQKGSSLSSGFPRNYGSVPSGSTDSMSPTSTLTSLCEDADSEDIHQASSGSQSYHESKSLGNDCPIDKIDARSNSSYLMHPSSGDPAQFPVPGAEYIPLVQGHRARDIGSWDNAMEQSSGNHTSPSLVSSTSIPSSASGNILEENNVVPGNLLGRKNVLIEEDRVSQAIHSNWQIPFGDDTGELPKWSLTQSLGLEFGSDYGTSLLGDVTDNAGSEILAEMFTFNGELKEKSLHQNISKQYTNTQSQPATKSNSDYEVAGEASINYTLTMKRGLLDREESLKKVDSFSRWISKEFAGVDDLHTQSSPGISWNTDDCGDVIDDTSLNLSLSQDQLFSINDFSPKWAYAESEIEVLIVGTFLKSQPMVTACNWSCMFGEVEVPAEVLANGILCCQAPRHKIGRVPFYVTCSNRFACSEVREFEYREGFNRNIDFTDFFTSSTEMVLHLRLVGLLSLNSVHTSNQVLEDDMEKRNLIFKLISLKEEEEYSSREETTVEMDATKHKLKEHMFHKQVKEMLYSWLLHKVTETGKGPLVLSEEGQGVLHLVAALGYDWAIKPIITAGVNINFRDVSGWTALHWAAYCGRERTVAVLVSMGAATAAVTDPCPEFPEGRTPADLASSNGHKGISGFLAESLLTSHLELLTMEESKDGRKETSGMKAVQTVSERTATPVLYGDIPDVICLKDSLNAVRNATQAADRIHQVYRMQSFQRKQLAQQDDDDDEFGLSDQQALSLLASRMSKSGQGEGLASAAAIQIQKKFRGWKKRKEFLIIRQRIVKIQAHVRGHQVRKQYRTIIWSVGILEKVILRWRRKGSGLRGFRSDTANKVIPDKPSESPKEDDYDFLKEGRKQSEARFQKALSRVKSMVQYPEARAQYRRVLNVVEDFRQTKGDNLNSMNSEEAVDGVEDLIDIDMLLDDENFLPIAFD; this is encoded by the exons ATGGCGGAGCGTGGTTCTTACGGATTGGGACCTCGATTAG ATCTTCAGCAATTACAACTTGAAGCCCAGAATAGGTGGTTGCGCCCCGCCGAAATATGTGAAATTCTTTGCAATTATCGGATGTTTCAAATCACATCAGAACCACCTACCAGGCCACCAA GTGGCTCCCTTTTTCTCTTTGATCGGAAGGTTTTAAGGTACTTCAGAAAAGATGGACATAattggagaaagaaaaaagatggaAAGACTGTGAAGGAAGCTCATGAAAAGTTGAAG GTGGGAAGTGTTGATGTGTTACACTGCTACTACGCCCAtggagaagaaaatgaaaattttcagaGGCGAAGCTATTGGATGCTTGAACC GGATATGATGCATATAGTATTTGTGCACTACTTGGATGTTAAg GTTAACAAAACCAATGTTGGTGGAAAAACATATTCTGGTGAGGCCACATCAGATTCCCAGAAGGGAAGTTCTTTGTCATCTGGCTTTCCTAGAAATTATGGCAGTGTGCCTTCAGGAAGTACAGATTCCATGAGCCCAACCAGCACTCTGACGTCTTTATGTGAAGATGCTGATTCAG AGGATATTCATCAAGCAAGTTCAGGATCACAATCCTATCATGAATCAAAAAGTTTGGGGAATGATTGCCCTATCGATAAGATTGATGCTCGTTCAAATAGTTCATATCTTATGCATCCATCTTCAG GTGATCCTGCACAGTTTCCAGTTCCTGGAGCAGAATATATCCCACTTGTTCAGGGTCATAGAGCACGCGACATTGGATCATGGGACAATGCCATGGAGCAATCTTCAGGAAACCATACTTCTCCTTCTCTTGTATCATCTACATCCATTCCATCAAGTGCATCGGGAAACATCCTTGAAGAAAACAATGTTGTTCCAGGCAACCTTTTAGGGCGTAAAAATGTCCTCATTGAAGAGGACAGGGTCTCTCAGGCTATCCACTCAAATTGGCAG ATTCCTTTTGGAGACGATACAGGAGAATTACCTAAGTGGAGCCTTACCCAATCATTGGGTTTGGAATTTGGATCTGATTATGGCACTAGTTTACTGGGGGATGTAACTGATAATGCAGGCTCAGAAATTCTTGCTGAGATGTTCACTTTTAATGGCGAGTTAAAAGAGAAATCTTTGCACCAAAACATCTCAAAGCAGTATACAAATACACAGTCTCAACCTGCAACAAAATCCAATTCTGATTATGAAGTGGCTGGTGAAGCAAGTATTAATTATACCTTGACCATGAAGCGTGGATTATTGGATAGAGAGGAAAGCTTAAAGAAGGTTGATAGTTTCTCTAGGTGGATTTCTAAAGAATTTGCTGGTGTGGATGATCTGCATACGCAGTCCTCCCCTGGTATTTCATGGAACACAGATGATTGTGGGGATGTGATAGATGATACATCATTAAACCTGTCCCTTTCTCAAGACCAGCTGTTTAGCATAAATGATTTTTCACCTAAATGGGCTTATGCTGAATCAGAAATTGAG GTGTTGATTGTTGGAACATTTTTGAAGAGTCAACCTATGGTGACAGCATGTAACTGGTCCTGTATGTTTGGGGAAGTGGAGGTTCCTGCTGAGGTTTTAGCAAATGGAATTCTATGCTGTCAAGCTCCACGTCATAAGATTGGACGGGTTCCCTTCTATGTGACGTGTTCCAATAGGTTTGCCTGTAGTGAAGTTCGGGAATTTGAGTACAGAGAAGGTTTCAACAGAAATATAGATTTTACAGATTTTTTTACCAGTTCAACTGAAATGGTCCTTCATTTGCGTCTGGTGGGGTTACTTTCTTTAAATTCAGTGCACACTTCAAATCAAGTGCTTGAGGATGATATGGAGAAAAGAAACTTAATTTTCAAGCTTATTTCActgaaagaggaagaagaatatTCAAGTAGAGAAGAGACAACTGTTGAGATGGATGCCACAAAACACAAGTTGAAGGAGCATATGTTTCACAAGCAGGTTAAAGAGATGTTGTACTCTTGGCTTCTTCACAAAGTAACTGAAACTGGTAAAGGGCCTCTTGTATTAAGTGAGGAAGGGCAGGGCGTGTTACATTTAGTTGCTGCTCTTGGTTACGATTGGGCCATAAAACCAATCATAACTGCTGGTGTAAATATCAACTTCCGTGATGTGAGTGGATGGACAGCTCTACATTGGGCTGCATACTGTGGCCG GGAGCGAACAGTTGCAGTCCTTGTGTCCATGGGTGCAGCCACTGCAGCAGTGACAGATCCATGTCCAGAATTTCCTGAAGGTAGAACACCTGCAGATCTTGCTTCTAGCAATGGCCACAAAGGAATTTCCGGTTTTCTTGCAGAGTCATTATTAACTAGCCATCTTGAATTACTCACAATGGAGGAAAGTAAAGATGGTAGGAAAGAGACTTCAGGAATGAAAGCAGTGCAAACAGTTTCAGAGCGAACTGCGACACCTGTGCTTTATGGGGATATACCAGATGTTATCTGCCTTAAGGATTCTCTCAATGCTGTCCGGAATGCTACTCAAGCTGCTGATCGAATACATCAAGTATACAGAATGCAGTCATTTCAGAGGAAACAGTTAGCTCAgcaagatgatgatgatgatgaatttgGATTGTCAGATCAACAAGCTCTTTCCCTTTTAGCTTCTAGGATGAGCAAATCTGGACAAGGAGAGGGTTTAGCCAGTGCTGCTGCAATACAAATACAGAAAAAGTTTCGGGGttggaagaagagaaaagaattCTTGATCATTCGTCAAAGAATTGTTAAAATCCAG GCCCATGTAAGAGGTCACCAGGTCAGAAAGCAGTATAGAACAATCATATGGTCCGTGGGAATCCTGGAAAAGGTCATATTACGCTGGAGGCGCAAGGGCAGTGGTTTACGTGGATTTCGATCAGATACTGCGAACAAGGTCATCCCTGACAAACCAAGCGAATCTCCGAAAGAGGATGATTATGATTTTCTCAAGGAAGGAAGGAAACAAAGTGAAGCAAGATTCCAAAAGGCCCTTTCACGGGTGAAGTCCATGGTTCAGTATCCAGAGGCACGGGCTCAATACCGGCGGGTGCTAAATGTAGTTGAGGACTTCCGTCAAACCAAG GGAGATAATTTGAATTCGATGAATTCTGAAGAGGCAGTTGATGGTGTGGAGGATTTGATTGATATTGACATGCTTTTAGATGATGAAAATTTCTTGCCTATTGCTTTCGATTGA